From the bacterium genome, one window contains:
- a CDS encoding GxxExxY protein has protein sequence MKYTEDKYPLQEQSYQIIGLCMEVHRTLGKGLLEIVYKDAIEHEFNQNNIPYAREKQFKVEYKGVILPHFFYADFVVFNKIILEVKAQKGIVDEHYAWVINYLAISKCPLGLIVNFGENSLVTKRVIL, from the coding sequence ATGAAATACACCGAAGATAAATACCCGTTACAGGAACAAAGCTATCAGATCATTGGTCTATGCATGGAAGTTCACCGCACTTTAGGCAAAGGGTTACTCGAAATAGTTTATAAGGATGCCATAGAACATGAGTTCAATCAAAACAACATCCCGTATGCCCGTGAAAAACAATTCAAGGTTGAATATAAAGGAGTGATCCTGCCCCATTTTTTCTATGCTGATTTTGTAGTGTTTAATAAAATCATATTAGAAGTCAAGGCTCAAAAAGGAATAGTAGACGAACATTACGCTTGGGTGATAAACTATCTCGCCATATCGAAGTGTCCCTTGGGTCTAATTGTCAACTTTGGTGAAAATTCGTTAGTTACAAAAAGAGTTATCTTATAA
- a CDS encoding M48 family metallopeptidase yields MNADTVDKKKYNRIKLTLSLFSTALGIAFIIAIVMTGFSSAISRYVESLSGNMYTRFVWFVVIIGFIESALTFPISYYTGYRMEHQYGMSNQTFYQWIKENLKGVGVGAVIGLPLLLVFYYSLNVFQGNWWLPVAIVFFLFSVLLARIAPTVIFPLFYKFKPIENESLKNKLIRLCSGVNMNISGIFEFNMSKTTKKANAAFAGIGKSKRIILADTLLENFSDEEIEVVFAHEVGHYYHKHITKSMLLSMVSIFLGLFVTSWLYELLLPVFGLTSITDLAALPLLGLLLMLFGFITGPINNALSRVYERQADAYALNKTKNKTAFISAMQRLSLMNLADDEPHPVVEFLFYSHPAISKRVRAAEAFVL; encoded by the coding sequence ATGAACGCGGATACCGTTGACAAAAAAAAATATAACCGAATCAAATTAACCCTTTCTTTATTCAGTACGGCGCTCGGCATCGCTTTTATCATAGCCATCGTCATGACCGGATTCAGCAGTGCGATCAGCCGCTACGTGGAATCTTTATCCGGCAATATGTACACCCGGTTCGTGTGGTTTGTGGTCATCATCGGATTTATTGAAAGTGCGTTGACATTTCCGATCAGTTACTACACCGGATATCGGATGGAACATCAATACGGTATGTCCAATCAGACTTTTTATCAGTGGATAAAGGAAAATCTAAAAGGCGTCGGAGTTGGAGCCGTTATCGGTCTGCCGCTGCTCCTGGTGTTTTATTATTCCCTAAACGTTTTTCAGGGTAATTGGTGGTTGCCCGTTGCAATAGTTTTCTTTTTGTTTTCCGTTCTGCTAGCGCGAATTGCGCCGACCGTGATATTCCCGTTGTTTTATAAATTCAAGCCCATCGAAAACGAATCGCTGAAGAATAAATTGATCCGGCTTTGTTCCGGCGTAAATATGAACATCTCGGGCATATTTGAATTTAACATGAGCAAAACCACCAAAAAAGCGAACGCGGCTTTTGCAGGAATCGGGAAATCCAAAAGGATCATTCTGGCGGATACGTTACTCGAAAATTTTTCCGATGAGGAAATCGAAGTTGTTTTCGCGCATGAAGTTGGCCACTATTATCATAAACATATTACCAAGAGCATGCTGCTGAGCATGGTCAGTATTTTTCTCGGGCTTTTTGTTACGTCATGGTTATACGAACTTCTGCTTCCCGTTTTCGGGTTAACGTCTATCACGGACCTTGCCGCCCTGCCTTTGCTAGGATTACTTCTGATGCTGTTCGGCTTCATAACCGGCCCGATCAATAATGCGCTGAGCCGTGTGTATGAACGACAGGCGGATGCGTATGCACTGAATAAAACCAAGAACAAAACCGCCTTTATCAGCGCTATGCAGCGGTTGTCTCTAATGAATCTGGCAGACGACGAGCCGCATCCCGTGGTGGAATTTTTGTTCTATTCTCATCCGGCGATATCAAAACGTGTTCGCGCCGCAGAAGCTTTTGTATTGTAG